One genomic segment of Vibrio quintilis includes these proteins:
- a CDS encoding O-succinylhomoserine (thiol)-lyase has translation MSTRKPATIAVRTGIESDTQYHAVVPPIYLSTNYGFPAFGEVPEYDYTRSGNPNRGLLEQALYELEGGQGAVITNCGTAALNLWVSAFLNPGELLIAPHDCYGGTYRLFHNRALKGDFKVKFVDLCDEAALEEAIALKPKLILLETPSNPLVRVVDIEKVCRKADAVGAMVAVDNTFLSPVYQQPISLGADFVIHSTTKYINGHSDVLGGVIISKTAEDAETLAWWANCIGASGTPFDSYLTLRGIRTLGARMRSHEENSQKILSYLLSHKMVGTVYHPSLPTHPGHEIAKKQQKGFGSMLSFEFAGSYARLQKFVSQLQLFSLAESLGGVESLICHPASMTHRAMDDEALVNAGISQQLLRLSVGLEDADDLIADLEQAFTHAQEEN, from the coding sequence ATGAGCACACGCAAGCCAGCCACCATTGCAGTCCGGACCGGCATTGAGTCTGACACCCAATACCATGCTGTTGTTCCGCCAATTTATCTCTCAACCAATTATGGGTTTCCGGCTTTTGGCGAAGTCCCGGAATATGATTATACCCGTTCAGGTAATCCGAACCGCGGACTGCTGGAACAGGCACTGTATGAGCTGGAAGGCGGTCAGGGTGCAGTGATTACGAACTGCGGTACCGCCGCTTTGAATTTATGGGTATCCGCATTTCTCAACCCCGGAGAGCTGTTAATTGCGCCGCATGATTGTTATGGCGGCACCTACCGGCTGTTCCATAACCGGGCACTGAAAGGTGATTTTAAGGTGAAGTTTGTTGATCTGTGTGACGAAGCGGCACTTGAGGAAGCTATCGCACTCAAACCCAAACTGATTTTGCTGGAAACCCCTTCCAATCCGCTGGTCAGGGTTGTGGATATCGAAAAAGTCTGCCGGAAGGCAGACGCTGTGGGTGCCATGGTCGCGGTGGATAATACCTTCCTGTCACCGGTATACCAGCAACCTATCTCTCTTGGCGCAGACTTTGTGATTCACTCCACCACCAAATATATCAATGGTCACTCTGATGTGCTGGGTGGCGTGATTATCAGTAAAACTGCGGAGGATGCAGAAACGCTCGCCTGGTGGGCAAACTGTATCGGCGCTTCCGGCACACCATTTGACAGCTATTTAACTCTCCGGGGCATCCGGACACTGGGTGCGCGGATGCGTAGTCATGAAGAAAATTCACAAAAAATTCTCAGCTATCTTCTGTCGCACAAGATGGTCGGAACAGTGTATCATCCAAGCTTACCGACGCATCCGGGACATGAAATTGCGAAAAAGCAACAAAAAGGCTTTGGTTCAATGCTAAGCTTCGAGTTTGCTGGCAGTTACGCCCGGTTACAGAAGTTCGTCAGCCAACTGCAACTGTTCTCACTGGCAGAATCATTGGGTGGCGTTGAAAGCCTGATTTGTCATCCGGCATCGATGACTCACCGGGCCATGGATGATGAAGCACTGGTGAACGCAGGTATCTCACAGCAATTATTGCGTTTATCAGTCGGCCTTGAGGATGCCGATGACCTGATCGCCGATCTGGAACAGGCCTTTACCCACGCGCAGGAGGAAAATTAA
- a CDS encoding IS3 family transposase: MTLAQHPLPAFVSQRLACQVLNVNRNTLRRYIRGVQFCGPWPRIHRSRKHARQPRALSDTERETVKSVMLSETYCNQPPVQIYYDLLQQGQYLCSVSTMHRLLREDNLHGERRVQRPAQSHMVPRLVAQHPNQVWTWDITKLPTQKRGEYLSLYVVMDLFSRYIVAWMLSRKENSALASQLMEEAITRYDLESSGLTLHQDRGAPMTAHCYLDLLSELAVTVSHSRPRVSNDNPFSESQFKTLKYQPDYPRRFEDYGHANRWCQDYVTWYNTCHYHSQLGGFTPEHVFTGRYTEEAVTRQAGLDAAYAAHPERFAKGAPKVAMPAKEVSINPVPEDADSEVIEKGVNFPTLSSVTRNAI; the protein is encoded by the coding sequence ATGACGCTGGCGCAACATCCCTTACCTGCATTTGTCTCCCAAAGGCTCGCCTGCCAGGTGCTTAACGTCAACCGCAATACATTAAGACGTTATATCCGGGGTGTTCAGTTTTGTGGCCCTTGGCCCCGGATTCACCGCTCCCGGAAACACGCGCGCCAGCCCAGAGCATTAAGCGATACAGAAAGAGAAACAGTGAAATCGGTGATGCTCAGTGAAACTTATTGTAACCAACCGCCGGTGCAGATTTATTATGACCTGTTGCAGCAAGGGCAATATCTGTGCTCAGTCAGCACCATGCACCGGCTCTTACGTGAAGATAATCTTCATGGTGAACGCCGGGTACAGCGACCAGCGCAGTCTCACATGGTTCCCCGTCTGGTGGCTCAACATCCCAATCAGGTCTGGACCTGGGATATCACCAAATTACCCACTCAAAAGCGGGGAGAATATTTATCACTTTATGTCGTGATGGATTTATTTAGCCGTTACATTGTTGCCTGGATGCTATCGCGCAAGGAAAACAGTGCGTTAGCATCCCAGCTAATGGAAGAAGCAATCACCCGTTATGACCTTGAATCAAGCGGTTTAACCCTTCATCAGGACAGAGGCGCGCCGATGACTGCCCATTGTTATCTGGATTTGTTGTCTGAGCTTGCAGTCACCGTCAGCCACAGTCGTCCGCGGGTCAGTAATGACAACCCATTTAGTGAATCACAATTTAAAACACTCAAATATCAACCAGATTATCCCCGTCGTTTTGAAGATTATGGGCATGCGAATCGTTGGTGTCAGGACTATGTAACATGGTACAACACCTGTCATTATCACAGCCAGTTAGGTGGCTTTACACCGGAGCATGTTTTTACAGGACGATATACAGAGGAGGCAGTGACACGTCAGGCGGGTCTTGATGCCGCTTATGCTGCACACCCGGAGCGTTTTGCTAAAGGTGCCCCCAAAGTCGCGATGCCAGCCAAAGAAGTGAGTATTAATCCGGTACCGGAAGATGCTGATAGTGAAGTGATAGAAAAAGGTGTGAACTTCCCAACCTTATCCAGCGTCACGAGAAATGCAATTTAA
- a CDS encoding glutathione S-transferase family protein — MIYVHHLEKSRSNRIVWLLEESGAEYQVVFYQRDPKTSGAPDTLKKVYPLGVSPVITDGEVTVAESGAIIEYILDHYDPEQRFRPVSGQALLDYRYWMHFAEGSLMPLLVMQLILSKSRKRVPFFIRPVIGKFIDALCQNFILPRLKPQLQLIDDFLARNHWFAGEQMSGADFQMFLALQLAEIQTDISAFSHIQRYMQEVKALPGYQRAEKQF; from the coding sequence ATGATTTATGTTCATCATCTGGAAAAGTCACGCTCAAATCGTATTGTTTGGTTGTTGGAAGAATCAGGCGCTGAATATCAGGTTGTTTTTTATCAGCGGGATCCAAAAACTTCCGGTGCGCCCGATACGTTAAAAAAGGTTTATCCTTTGGGTGTTTCTCCGGTGATTACGGACGGGGAAGTGACCGTGGCTGAATCAGGCGCAATCATTGAATATATACTCGATCACTATGATCCGGAGCAGCGTTTCAGACCGGTTTCCGGGCAGGCATTGCTGGATTATCGTTACTGGATGCATTTTGCTGAAGGTTCTCTGATGCCTTTGCTGGTGATGCAACTGATACTGAGTAAATCACGTAAACGGGTGCCATTTTTTATCCGGCCTGTGATTGGGAAATTTATCGATGCTTTATGTCAGAATTTTATTTTGCCGCGCCTGAAACCACAACTTCAGTTAATTGATGATTTTCTGGCCCGCAATCACTGGTTTGCCGGAGAGCAGATGAGTGGCGCTGATTTCCAGATGTTCCTTGCTCTTCAACTTGCTGAGATACAGACGGACATTTCTGCTTTTTCGCATATTCAGCGTTATATGCAGGAAGTCAAAGCGTTGCCGGGTTATCAGCGGGCTGAAAAGCAGTTTTAA
- a CDS encoding type VI secretion system Vgr family protein, with amino-acid sequence MSGLGFRLTIDGVEDDTLVVRDFQGTDAISAGADGLGNPVYGYRYHINIASRSAGLTAVQMVDHTALLEVIRDGFVLQRVHGIIRNFSRGDTGHHHSFYSLTLVPSLERLALRRNSRSFQDLTVPEILSILMKEMEINDYIDGIKRTCAKREFCVQYRESDLEFFHRLAAEEGIMYTFIHQADKHILLLTDDPEGFPTRDEPVLYNNLSGGSSDLPYISSLSEHYQSESNKIQMQDYSFKKPGYSFKQTVEAVNINQLETYEYFDHPGRFKDDGNGKAYTQIRLDALRREYHTATGKSDQPRLQAGLHFYVGDHFDPAMNRDWIVVCSSHQGSQPQALEEGSSAGATTYANQFKLITGDKVWRAMPQPKPQVDGPCVATVVGPDGEEIYCDEFGRVKLHFPWDRYSNTDDKSSCWIRVSQGWAGPQYGTVMIPRIGHEVIVSFLNGDPDQPIVTGRTYHASNKAPYALPDNKTKTVLRTETHQGEGYNELSFEDQSGSEQIFIHGQKDADLITENDEIHHVKNDRHLTIENNRWTHIKKDSHLTVEEETREKITGNQSLVIDGDMHIKAGKVWVNETGTEVHIKAGETVVLEAGNELTLKAGGSFVKVDPGGVSLKGAKIGLNSGGSAGSGSGYAGEDAELPAELEYIKGPKSAKGGGGGGADPSGSGGGSAGSGAIEQTNGGGGGGGGAGGGGGGSSSGGAGGGSAAAASGGGGSSSGSSAGGSGSSAASSAAGAASSAAQSGASEAAGSDAAGTDENKKEKEEKAEYVPYGFSG; translated from the coding sequence ATGTCTGGGTTAGGTTTTCGTCTTACCATCGACGGGGTGGAAGATGACACGCTGGTCGTGCGTGATTTTCAGGGCACCGATGCCATTTCTGCCGGAGCAGACGGACTGGGTAATCCGGTGTACGGGTATCGTTATCATATCAATATTGCCAGTCGCAGCGCGGGGCTGACGGCGGTGCAGATGGTGGACCACACCGCGTTGCTGGAAGTGATCCGCGATGGTTTTGTGCTCCAGCGGGTGCACGGTATTATCCGTAACTTCAGCCGGGGCGATACCGGCCATCATCACTCGTTCTATTCCCTGACGCTGGTGCCGTCTTTAGAGCGCTTAGCACTGCGCCGCAACAGCCGCAGTTTTCAGGATTTAACCGTGCCGGAAATCCTTTCTATCCTGATGAAAGAGATGGAGATCAATGACTACATTGATGGCATCAAACGTACCTGCGCTAAACGTGAATTCTGCGTTCAGTACCGCGAGAGTGATCTGGAATTCTTCCACCGGCTGGCGGCTGAAGAAGGGATCATGTACACCTTTATCCATCAGGCGGACAAACATATTCTGCTGCTGACCGATGATCCGGAAGGTTTCCCGACCCGTGATGAACCGGTGCTGTATAACAACCTCTCCGGTGGCAGCAGTGATTTACCTTATATTTCGTCGCTGTCTGAGCATTATCAGTCTGAATCCAACAAGATTCAGATGCAGGATTACAGCTTTAAAAAGCCCGGCTACAGCTTTAAGCAGACGGTTGAAGCGGTGAATATCAACCAGCTGGAAACCTATGAATACTTCGACCATCCCGGCCGGTTTAAAGACGACGGCAACGGCAAAGCGTATACCCAAATCCGCCTCGATGCCCTGCGGCGGGAATATCACACCGCGACCGGCAAAAGTGACCAGCCACGGCTTCAGGCCGGGCTGCATTTTTATGTCGGTGACCACTTTGACCCGGCGATGAACCGGGACTGGATTGTGGTCTGCTCAAGCCATCAGGGCAGCCAGCCGCAGGCGCTGGAAGAAGGCAGCAGCGCCGGTGCCACCACTTACGCCAACCAGTTTAAACTGATCACCGGTGATAAAGTCTGGCGGGCGATGCCACAGCCGAAACCTCAGGTCGATGGCCCGTGTGTCGCGACTGTGGTTGGCCCGGATGGTGAAGAGATTTACTGTGATGAATTTGGCCGGGTGAAACTGCATTTTCCGTGGGACAGATACAGCAACACCGATGATAAAAGCTCGTGCTGGATCCGGGTGTCGCAGGGTTGGGCGGGGCCGCAATACGGCACGGTGATGATCCCGCGGATCGGGCATGAAGTGATTGTCTCCTTCCTCAACGGCGATCCGGACCAGCCGATTGTGACCGGCAGAACCTATCACGCCAGCAATAAAGCGCCGTATGCATTGCCGGATAACAAAACCAAAACCGTACTACGCACTGAAACCCATCAGGGCGAAGGCTATAACGAGCTGAGCTTTGAAGACCAGTCCGGCAGCGAGCAGATCTTTATCCACGGCCAGAAAGATGCTGACCTCATCACCGAGAATGATGAAATTCATCATGTGAAAAACGACCGGCATCTGACGATTGAAAACAACCGCTGGACGCACATTAAAAAAGACAGCCACTTAACCGTGGAAGAAGAAACCCGCGAGAAAATCACCGGTAATCAGAGCCTGGTGATTGACGGTGACATGCATATCAAAGCCGGAAAAGTGTGGGTCAATGAAACCGGCACAGAAGTACACATCAAGGCGGGTGAAACCGTGGTGCTGGAGGCTGGCAACGAGCTGACCCTGAAAGCCGGTGGCAGTTTCGTCAAAGTCGATCCGGGCGGTGTATCGCTTAAAGGTGCAAAAATCGGCCTGAACTCCGGCGGCAGCGCAGGCAGTGGCAGCGGCTATGCCGGTGAAGATGCGGAACTACCGGCTGAGCTGGAATACATCAAAGGCCCGAAAAGCGCCAAAGGGGGCGGCGGTGGCGGCGCAGACCCAAGCGGCTCCGGCGGCGGCAGTGCAGGCAGCGGTGCGATTGAGCAGACCAACGGTGGCGGTGGTGGAGGCGGCGGCGCTGGTGGTGGCGGTGGTGGTTCATCATCCGGTGGTGCGGGTGGTGGTTCAGCTGCTGCTGCTTCTGGCGGCGGTGGTTCGTCATCCGGTAGTAGCGCAGGTGGTTCCGGCAGTTCAGCCGCAAGCAGTGCAGCTGGCGCAGCCTCATCTGCAGCCCAGTCCGGAGCATCTGAGGCAGCTGGCAGTGATGCGGCTGGCACTGATGAGAATAAGAAAGAAAAAGAAGAGAAGGCTGAGTATGTGCCATATGGATTTTCAGGTTAA
- a CDS encoding malic enzyme-like NAD(P)-binding protein: MSEDNSQNLTPEEILRQKALAYHATPTAGKIEIALTKPADSAEDLALAYSPGVAEPVREIAQNIDNIYKYTAKGNTVAVISNGTAILGLGNLGPMASKPVMEGKALLFKRFAGLDSIDIEVKHRTIDEFVDTVANIADTFGGINLEDIKAPDCFEIERRLIEKCDIPVFHDDQHGTAIVTAAGMLNAIELQGKDLKECTIVCLGAGAAAVACMELLIKCGAMREKIYMLDRKGVIHTRRDDLNEYKQLFASNTDKRTLEDAIQGADLFLGVSGPNLLPPEALKLMADKPVVFACSNPDPEIKPETAQQARQDLIMGTGRSDYPNQVNNVLCFPFIFRGALDVRASEINDEMKIAAIEAIRQLAKEPVPAEVLKAAGANSLAFGSEYIIPKPMDPRLLPRVAKAVAQAAVDSGVARIAMPENYMED, encoded by the coding sequence ATGTCTGAAGACAACAGTCAAAATTTAACCCCGGAAGAAATCCTTCGCCAGAAAGCCCTGGCATATCACGCTACACCAACCGCCGGCAAAATTGAAATTGCTCTGACAAAACCAGCAGATTCCGCCGAAGATCTGGCACTGGCATATAGTCCGGGTGTCGCCGAGCCTGTACGTGAAATCGCACAAAATATCGATAACATTTACAAATATACCGCGAAAGGAAATACCGTTGCCGTCATTTCAAACGGTACAGCAATCTTAGGCTTAGGTAACCTGGGGCCAATGGCATCCAAACCCGTGATGGAAGGTAAGGCTTTATTGTTCAAGCGTTTTGCCGGTCTTGATTCGATTGACATTGAAGTAAAACACCGGACGATCGACGAGTTTGTCGATACCGTCGCAAATATTGCTGACACATTTGGTGGCATTAACCTGGAAGATATCAAAGCACCTGATTGCTTTGAAATTGAAAGACGTCTGATTGAGAAATGTGATATCCCGGTATTCCATGATGATCAACATGGTACAGCAATTGTGACCGCTGCCGGTATGCTCAACGCCATTGAGCTGCAGGGAAAAGATCTGAAGGAATGTACCATTGTCTGTCTCGGTGCCGGAGCTGCTGCCGTTGCCTGTATGGAGCTGTTAATCAAATGCGGTGCCATGCGTGAAAAAATCTACATGCTTGACCGCAAAGGTGTGATTCATACCCGCCGTGACGATTTGAATGAATACAAGCAGCTCTTTGCCAGTAACACGGATAAAAGAACACTGGAAGATGCTATTCAAGGCGCCGATCTGTTCCTTGGCGTCTCCGGACCAAACCTGCTGCCACCGGAAGCGCTGAAGCTGATGGCGGATAAGCCGGTTGTGTTTGCCTGCTCAAATCCGGATCCGGAAATTAAACCGGAAACCGCCCAGCAGGCCCGTCAGGATCTGATTATGGGGACCGGCCGTTCCGATTATCCGAACCAGGTTAATAATGTGCTGTGTTTTCCATTTATTTTCCGTGGTGCTCTGGATGTCCGGGCCAGTGAAATTAATGATGAAATGAAAATTGCAGCGATTGAAGCGATTCGTCAGCTGGCAAAAGAACCTGTTCCGGCAGAAGTTCTGAAAGCTGCGGGGGCAAACAGCCTCGCTTTCGGTTCTGAGTATATTATTCCAAAACCAATGGACCCGCGCCTGTTACCACGCGTCGCAAAAGCCGTTGCACAAGCCGCGGTCGATTCGGGTGTCGCCCGTATTGCTATGCCGGAAAACTACATGGAAGACTAA
- a CDS encoding transposase — MMPKNTTVEPQVSPSPELEKKTRRVFTTEYKLSIIQQADACQHGEIGALLRREKLYSNQLSQWRKEFAENGIKGLEKSAPGPASAKTPEQKRIEHLEKENARLRHQIEVKDGCLSLQKKALALIEAMEQENKS, encoded by the coding sequence ATGATGCCAAAGAACACAACGGTTGAGCCGCAGGTCAGTCCCTCTCCGGAGCTGGAAAAGAAAACCCGCCGTGTCTTTACGACCGAATACAAGCTGTCCATTATACAACAGGCCGATGCCTGTCAACATGGCGAGATTGGTGCCTTACTCCGGCGGGAAAAGCTTTACTCAAATCAGCTTTCACAATGGCGGAAAGAATTCGCTGAGAACGGCATCAAAGGGCTCGAAAAATCAGCCCCCGGTCCTGCGTCAGCAAAAACTCCCGAGCAAAAACGCATTGAGCACTTAGAGAAAGAGAACGCCCGTCTTCGTCATCAGATTGAGGTAAAAGACGGTTGTCTCTCGCTCCAAAAAAAAGCCTTGGCGTTGATAGAAGCGATGGAACAAGAGAACAAATCATGA
- the metJ gene encoding met regulon transcriptional regulator MetJ produces the protein MADWNGEYISPYAEHGKKSEQVKKITVSIPLKVLKVLTDERTRRQINNLRHATNSELLCEAFLHAYTGQPLPTDEDLRKDRPDDIPAEAKAIMTAMGIEFEAYDEEEC, from the coding sequence ATGGCAGACTGGAATGGTGAATATATCAGTCCTTATGCGGAACACGGAAAAAAGAGCGAGCAGGTGAAGAAAATCACGGTGTCGATTCCGTTGAAAGTGCTGAAAGTACTCACCGATGAACGGACCCGCCGGCAGATTAATAATCTGCGCCATGCGACCAACAGTGAGCTCTTGTGTGAAGCCTTTCTGCATGCGTATACCGGGCAGCCGCTGCCAACGGATGAGGATCTGAGAAAAGACCGTCCGGATGATATTCCCGCAGAAGCGAAAGCAATCATGACCGCGATGGGCATTGAGTTTGAAGCCTATGACGAAGAAGAGTGCTGA
- a CDS encoding glycoside hydrolase family 3 protein — protein sequence MSIHKFLAISSAFLLTTGCAIANYPDESTEFRTDHTEWPALKSSIKKTPKIEQAINQILQTMSLEEKIGQMTQPTIMNTTPEDVVKYHVGSVLNGGNDWPDYNKNATVNDWLTLADSYWQASMDTSDGNAAIPVIWGTDAVHGYGNVKGSVLFPHNIGLGAAHDPAMMERIGRATASQVTTTGLDWTFAPTLAVVRDDRWGRSYEGYSEDPEIVFQYGDAMVRGIQGNFDQNHVVATAKHYLGDGGTYLGTDQGNNLSSEHDLINIHAQGYYSALQAGAQTVMASYSSWKGDKMHGNEYLLTQILKDQMNFDGFVVSDWNAIGQVPGCTNFHCPQAINAGIDMVMIAEKKWPDFITNTLKDVKDGLIPMSRIDDAVKRILRVKMRAGLFDKPMPSKRLGAGDAAKLQNQSLRDLAREAVRKSLVLLKNNHNVLPIDKSAHILVTGKTANNISNQTGGWSITWQGTGNTNADFPYATSILKGFKDAVSDQGKITFSEDGTKASNDYDVIIAVIGETPYAEGQGDIKPDDTLSFSKHYPQDEALLAKLKENAPDVPVVTVYVGGRPLWMNPEINKSDAFVAAWLPGTEGNGIADVLFGDFDFTGKLAYSWPGSDCQISNRGDHNQPLFAYGYGLDTKDDTTVGPLSEESLPTGCDQR from the coding sequence ATGTCAATTCATAAATTTTTAGCAATTTCGAGCGCTTTTTTGCTCACAACCGGCTGTGCTATTGCAAACTACCCGGACGAGAGCACAGAATTCAGAACAGACCATACAGAGTGGCCGGCGCTGAAAAGCAGCATCAAAAAAACGCCCAAAATTGAACAGGCAATTAACCAGATTCTGCAAACCATGTCTCTGGAAGAAAAAATCGGTCAGATGACACAACCAACCATCATGAATACAACACCGGAAGATGTGGTGAAATACCATGTTGGTTCTGTGCTGAATGGTGGAAATGACTGGCCGGACTACAATAAAAATGCCACCGTCAATGACTGGCTCACTCTGGCTGACAGCTACTGGCAAGCCTCAATGGATACGTCTGACGGCAATGCTGCAATTCCGGTTATCTGGGGCACAGATGCCGTACATGGGTATGGCAATGTCAAAGGCTCTGTGCTCTTTCCGCATAACATCGGCTTAGGTGCAGCACACGATCCGGCGATGATGGAACGCATCGGCCGGGCGACAGCCTCACAGGTAACAACCACCGGGCTGGACTGGACGTTTGCGCCAACACTTGCCGTTGTGCGTGATGATCGCTGGGGAAGAAGCTACGAAGGCTATTCTGAAGATCCTGAAATTGTTTTTCAGTATGGCGATGCCATGGTTCGCGGTATTCAGGGCAACTTTGACCAGAACCATGTAGTTGCCACCGCTAAACATTACCTTGGCGACGGCGGCACTTATCTGGGCACCGATCAGGGAAACAATCTGAGCAGCGAACATGATCTGATCAATATTCATGCTCAGGGTTACTATTCAGCACTTCAGGCCGGTGCACAAACCGTGATGGCATCTTACAGCAGCTGGAAAGGTGACAAAATGCACGGGAATGAATACTTACTGACTCAAATCCTGAAAGACCAGATGAATTTTGACGGCTTTGTCGTTTCAGACTGGAATGCCATTGGGCAGGTACCGGGATGTACCAACTTCCACTGCCCGCAAGCGATTAATGCCGGTATCGATATGGTGATGATCGCTGAGAAAAAATGGCCTGACTTTATCACCAATACATTGAAAGATGTCAAAGATGGCCTGATTCCGATGAGCCGGATTGATGATGCAGTCAAACGTATCCTGCGGGTGAAAATGCGTGCCGGTCTGTTTGATAAACCAATGCCATCCAAACGCCTTGGCGCAGGTGATGCAGCTAAGCTTCAGAACCAGTCACTTCGTGACCTGGCAAGAGAAGCGGTCCGCAAATCTCTGGTATTGCTGAAAAATAATCACAATGTGCTGCCCATCGATAAATCCGCGCACATTCTGGTAACGGGTAAAACAGCCAATAATATCAGTAATCAAACCGGCGGATGGTCGATTACATGGCAGGGTACCGGTAATACAAACGCTGATTTCCCATATGCAACATCAATTTTAAAAGGCTTCAAAGACGCGGTCAGTGATCAGGGTAAGATCACCTTCAGCGAAGATGGCACAAAAGCCAGCAACGATTATGATGTCATTATTGCTGTGATTGGTGAAACGCCTTATGCCGAAGGTCAGGGCGATATTAAACCCGATGACACACTGTCTTTCTCAAAACATTACCCGCAGGATGAAGCACTGCTGGCGAAACTGAAAGAAAATGCGCCGGATGTGCCGGTCGTGACAGTTTATGTGGGCGGCCGTCCGTTGTGGATGAACCCGGAGATCAATAAGTCTGATGCATTTGTTGCTGCATGGCTGCCGGGGACAGAAGGTAATGGGATTGCAGATGTGTTGTTTGGTGATTTTGATTTCACCGGGAAGTTAGCTTACAGCTGGCCCGGAAGTGATTGCCAGATCAGCAATCGCGGCGATCATAATCAGCCATTGTTTGCTTACGGTTATGGTCTGGACACCAAAGACGATACAACGGTGGGACCGCTGTCTGAAGAGTCACTGCCAACCGGTTGTGATCAACGATAA
- a CDS encoding S1 family peptidase, with protein MKKSKLAMFVSLALPLGLALSGQVGASSENTVRIINGTQSAEGDWPFMTAMVSKNVDTYNGQFCGATFLGGRYVLTASHCVASLVESNTYAADVSVGIYDLSNGENEGQRVDIQNIYMHENYDSSTMHNDIAILELAKEVTETNVELTTSTLTDALSAGDTLTVMGWGNQSTTSSVFPEKLYQVDVPYVDLSTCQNVGGDYSNVSDDSICAGLKEGGKDSCQGDSGGPLVYNDNGTYKQVGIVSWGVGCAQPNAYGVYTNVAYFTDWIAAKTSGVSYRQRINSESTEQNVQIEIPLTNYGSESFDVTNFELPTGVTIANNGCTSTLSQGSSCTVAVNVDRKTAGFTTTQTGTSLTLKVLTDQSKASELQVQAYFSAGYTEDTSSSDDSGSSDSSDSSDSSDSSSQSSGSTTTTSTSTSSGSGGAAFGLMMMAAFGLLFRRRQKI; from the coding sequence ATGAAAAAAAGCAAATTAGCAATGTTTGTCAGTTTGGCTCTGCCTTTGGGCCTCGCTTTATCCGGGCAAGTGGGTGCATCTTCTGAAAATACAGTGCGTATTATCAATGGTACACAATCAGCAGAAGGTGACTGGCCGTTTATGACGGCGATGGTGAGTAAAAATGTAGATACTTATAACGGGCAGTTCTGTGGCGCGACTTTCCTTGGCGGTCGTTATGTATTAACTGCTTCTCATTGTGTTGCCAGTTTGGTCGAATCAAATACCTATGCAGCTGATGTCTCTGTCGGTATTTATGATTTGAGTAATGGTGAGAATGAAGGTCAACGGGTTGATATCCAGAATATCTATATGCACGAAAACTATGATTCTTCGACGATGCATAATGATATTGCGATTCTTGAACTGGCCAAAGAAGTGACGGAAACTAATGTTGAGCTGACAACATCAACATTGACCGACGCTTTGTCCGCCGGGGATACACTGACGGTCATGGGTTGGGGAAATCAGTCAACGACATCGAGTGTTTTTCCTGAAAAATTGTATCAGGTTGATGTGCCTTATGTGGATCTGAGTACCTGTCAGAATGTCGGCGGAGATTATAGTAATGTCAGCGATGACTCTATCTGTGCCGGCCTGAAAGAAGGCGGAAAAGATTCATGTCAGGGCGATAGTGGTGGCCCGCTGGTTTACAATGATAATGGCACTTACAAGCAGGTAGGTATTGTCAGCTGGGGAGTCGGGTGTGCTCAGCCAAATGCTTATGGTGTTTATACCAATGTGGCTTATTTTACGGACTGGATTGCAGCGAAAACCAGTGGCGTGAGTTATCGGCAGCGTATTAACTCTGAATCAACGGAACAAAACGTTCAGATCGAGATCCCGTTGACCAACTATGGTTCTGAAAGTTTTGATGTGACTAATTTCGAATTACCAACAGGTGTGACGATTGCGAACAATGGCTGTACTTCGACCCTGAGTCAGGGAAGCAGCTGTACTGTGGCAGTCAATGTAGACAGAAAAACCGCGGGTTTCACCACAACTCAGACAGGAACATCACTGACATTGAAAGTGTTGACGGATCAATCTAAAGCTTCTGAGTTGCAGGTTCAGGCATACTTTAGTGCCGGTTATACCGAAGATACGAGCTCTTCAGATGATTCCGGTTCTTCCGATTCTTCAGACAGTAGTGACTCTTCAGACAGTTCATCTCAGTCATCAGGTTCGACGACAACGACATCAACCAGTACTTCTTCCGGTTCTGGTGGTGCTGCATTTGGTCTGATGATGATGGCGGCGTTTGGCCTGTTGTTCAGACGCAGACAGAAAATATAA